The Gammaproteobacteria bacterium genome window below encodes:
- the ppsA gene encoding phosphoenolpyruvate synthase, whose translation MSDVEIVGGKNASLGEMIQHLAKAGVQVPGGFATTASAYREFLSHEGLADRINGMLAELDVDDVQALAKTGKTIRELLIEAPFPAELESEIRTAYKTLIDEAGGPITVAVRSSATAEDLPDASFAGQQETFLNINGVDNVLLAMKEVFASLFNDRAIAYRDHQGFEHSQVALSAGIQRMVRSDEGASGVLFTMDTESGFRDAVFVTASYGLGEAVVQGAVNPDEFYVYKPALEAGRPAVLRRTVGAKAKKMIYTADKTLGKTVEFVDVPVADRQLFCLTDEEVSELARYAVIIEKHYGRPMDIEWGKDGLDGKLYILQARPETVQSRASTTVLKRYKLKDKGPLLSTGRAIGQKIGAGKVRILDSIDQMNRVQKGDVLVTDMTDPDWEPVMKRASAIVTNRGGRTCHAAIIARELGIPAVVGCGDATELLKDGTEVTVSCAEGDTGNIYEGLIDFAVDEIALDKMPEIPVKIMMNVGNPEQAFDFASLPHRGVGLARLEFIINKQVAIHPQALLELDKQTPENRALIDPMIAAYKNPRDYFIKRVAEGVATIAAAFAPEPVIFRMSDFKSNEYANLIAGSRYEPHEENPMLGFRGASRYISEKFRPCFDMECEAMKYVRDEMGLTNVQIMIPFVRTVGEARRVNEILAENGLKRGDNGLKLIMMCELPSNAVLAEQFLEHFDGFSIGSNDMTQLTLGLDRDSGLIAHLFDERDEAVKHMLHLAISACKKQGKYVGICGQGPSDHADLAKWLLEEGIESMSLNPDTVVETWLFLAGRTA comes from the coding sequence ATGTCCGACGTGGAAATCGTCGGCGGCAAGAATGCCTCCCTCGGAGAAATGATCCAGCATCTGGCGAAGGCCGGGGTGCAGGTGCCGGGCGGTTTTGCGACCACAGCCAGTGCCTATCGTGAATTTCTGTCCCACGAGGGGCTCGCCGATCGCATCAACGGGATGCTCGCCGAACTGGATGTCGATGACGTTCAGGCCCTCGCGAAGACCGGCAAGACCATCCGCGAACTCTTGATCGAGGCGCCGTTTCCGGCCGAGCTGGAATCCGAGATCCGGACCGCCTACAAGACACTGATCGACGAAGCCGGCGGTCCGATCACCGTGGCGGTGCGTTCTTCGGCCACCGCCGAGGATCTTCCCGACGCTTCGTTCGCCGGCCAGCAGGAAACCTTCCTCAACATCAACGGCGTGGACAACGTGTTGCTGGCGATGAAGGAAGTCTTCGCCTCGCTGTTCAATGACCGCGCCATCGCCTATCGCGATCATCAGGGCTTCGAGCACTCGCAGGTGGCGCTGTCCGCCGGTATCCAGCGCATGGTGCGCTCGGACGAAGGCGCGTCCGGCGTGCTGTTCACGATGGACACCGAATCCGGTTTCCGTGACGCGGTGTTCGTGACCGCGAGCTACGGCCTGGGTGAGGCGGTGGTCCAGGGCGCGGTCAACCCGGACGAATTCTACGTCTACAAGCCGGCGCTGGAAGCCGGCCGCCCGGCCGTGCTGCGCCGCACCGTCGGTGCCAAGGCCAAGAAAATGATCTACACGGCCGACAAGACGCTCGGCAAGACTGTGGAGTTCGTCGATGTCCCTGTTGCCGATCGCCAGCTGTTCTGCCTCACCGACGAGGAAGTCAGCGAACTCGCCCGCTACGCCGTGATCATCGAGAAGCACTACGGCCGTCCGATGGACATCGAATGGGGCAAGGACGGTCTCGACGGCAAGCTCTACATCCTGCAGGCGCGGCCGGAAACCGTGCAGTCGCGCGCCTCGACCACCGTGCTCAAGCGCTACAAGCTCAAGGACAAGGGCCCGCTGCTGTCCACCGGACGCGCGATCGGCCAGAAAATCGGTGCCGGCAAGGTCCGCATCCTTGATTCGATCGACCAGATGAACCGCGTGCAGAAGGGCGATGTACTGGTCACTGACATGACCGACCCCGACTGGGAACCGGTGATGAAGCGCGCCTCGGCGATCGTCACCAACCGTGGCGGCCGCACCTGCCACGCCGCGATCATCGCGCGTGAACTCGGCATTCCGGCGGTCGTCGGCTGCGGTGACGCCACCGAGCTGCTCAAGGATGGCACCGAAGTCACCGTGTCCTGCGCCGAAGGCGATACCGGCAACATCTACGAGGGTCTGATCGACTTCGCTGTCGACGAAATCGCGCTCGACAAGATGCCGGAGATTCCGGTCAAGATCATGATGAACGTCGGCAACCCCGAACAGGCGTTCGACTTCGCCAGCCTGCCGCACCGCGGCGTCGGCTTGGCCCGCCTCGAGTTCATCATCAACAAGCAGGTCGCGATTCATCCGCAGGCACTGCTGGAGCTGGACAAGCAGACCCCGGAAAACCGCGCGCTGATCGACCCGATGATCGCCGCCTACAAGAATCCGCGCGACTACTTCATCAAACGTGTGGCCGAGGGCGTCGCCACGATCGCCGCCGCCTTTGCGCCGGAGCCGGTGATCTTCCGCATGTCGGACTTCAAGTCCAATGAATATGCCAACCTGATCGCCGGATCGCGCTATGAGCCACACGAGGAAAACCCGATGCTGGGCTTCCGAGGCGCCTCACGCTACATCTCCGAGAAATTCCGCCCATGTTTCGACATGGAATGCGAGGCGATGAAGTACGTGCGTGACGAGATGGGCCTGACCAATGTCCAGATCATGATTCCGTTCGTGCGCACCGTGGGCGAAGCCAGGCGCGTCAACGAGATTCTGGCGGAGAACGGGCTCAAACGCGGCGACAACGGACTCAAGCTGATCATGATGTGCGAGCTGCCATCGAACGCCGTACTGGCCGAGCAGTTCCTCGAACACTTCGACGGGTTCTCGATCGGCTCCAACGACATGACCCAGCTCACGCTGGGCCTGGATCGCGATTCGGGCCTGATCGCCCATCTGTTCGACGAGCGCGACGAGGCCGTCAAACACATGCTGCATCTGGCGATCTCGGCCTGCAAAAAGCAGGGCAAGTACGTCGGCATCTGCGGCCAGGGGCCGTCCGACCATGCTGACCTCGCGAAGTGGCTGCTGGAAGAAGGTATCGAGTCGATGTCGCTGAATCCGGATACCGTGGTCGAAACCTGGTTGTTCCTGGCAGGCCGAACCGCCTGA
- a CDS encoding competence/damage-inducible protein A — protein sequence MNQVQLFVIGDEILSGKRQDRHLTRVIELLNERGIALAAAHFLADDETRIADALRAAIDEGDIVLSCGGIGATPDDVTRQAAALAFGVPIERHPEAAALIHQRSGGKASGNRLIMADFPQGAELIPNPINTIAGFSCDHCYFVPGFPEMAWPMLEWVLDERLPQLHNAEPPEEFRLRVYGVRGESDLLDLMHDILARFEGIKLSSLPSHGGPGMRPHIEFGVRGARGFAAEAFMSLRAALKADAQIEVEDLKLP from the coding sequence GTGAATCAGGTTCAATTGTTCGTCATAGGTGACGAAATCCTCTCGGGAAAGCGCCAGGACCGACATCTGACGCGAGTCATCGAGCTGCTGAACGAGCGCGGCATTGCCCTGGCTGCCGCGCATTTCCTGGCCGACGATGAAACCCGCATCGCGGACGCATTGCGCGCGGCAATCGATGAAGGCGACATCGTGCTGTCGTGTGGCGGGATTGGTGCCACCCCCGATGACGTGACCCGCCAGGCAGCGGCGCTGGCCTTCGGTGTGCCGATCGAACGGCACCCCGAAGCGGCCGCCCTGATTCACCAACGCAGCGGCGGCAAGGCGTCGGGAAACCGGCTGATCATGGCCGACTTCCCGCAAGGGGCGGAGCTGATTCCGAATCCGATCAACACCATCGCTGGCTTTTCCTGCGACCACTGCTATTTCGTACCGGGGTTCCCGGAAATGGCCTGGCCCATGCTGGAATGGGTACTGGACGAACGCCTGCCGCAGTTGCACAACGCCGAACCGCCTGAAGAATTCCGGCTGCGTGTCTACGGCGTACGTGGCGAGAGCGACCTGCTGGACCTGATGCACGACATCCTGGCGCGTTTCGAGGGCATCAAGCTGTCCAGCCTGCCCTCACATGGCGGGCCCGGCATGCGGCCGCATATCGAGTTCGGCGTTCGCGGTGCGCGCGGTTTCGCCGCCGAGGCCTTCATGAGCCTGCGTGCCGCACTGAAGGCGGATGCTCAGATCGAGGTGGAGGATCTCAAGCTGCCGTAG
- a CDS encoding phytanoyl-CoA dioxygenase family protein has product MSTVTITPDSTAATPPSTRERLRSIRTRQQTRIRGWVRSSEVMRRTVAWLLMLLVAALRPFPLLKPLMPRALRHSVESWDGEMLRVYLGSFGRRAYMDQPCHMPDPPSFAPRIESDPRWSLSEADIRQFYEQGFLGPFTLCSPEEMAELREVLWKEIEQPSKAYGFVTGRDRHLDCPTVWKLLQRPEWTERLAQLLGPNLLLWRSQLFLKNPGAAEVTWHQASTYLSEEAYKATLHPQNRDELFQLTTWVAFDDVDLENGCMQFLKGTHRKIHTMKIGSNDAEGFARARVKLEADTSPEHVVSMPMKAGQFVIFSERCIHGSPPNRSADRRRWGMAFRAILPSVKVYDEELLHRVFYLEEEFSLENWGAVVLRGEDPLGLNRLVDPFPELRRPTPTA; this is encoded by the coding sequence ATGAGTACCGTCACGATCACACCGGACAGCACGGCCGCCACCCCGCCGTCCACACGCGAACGCCTGCGTTCGATCCGCACCCGCCAGCAAACCCGCATCCGGGGCTGGGTCCGGAGCAGCGAAGTCATGCGTCGCACGGTCGCCTGGCTGCTGATGCTGCTGGTCGCCGCGCTCCGGCCATTCCCGCTCCTGAAACCGCTGATGCCTCGTGCCTTGCGCCACTCCGTGGAATCCTGGGACGGCGAGATGCTGCGCGTCTACCTGGGCTCATTCGGGCGCCGCGCCTACATGGATCAACCCTGTCATATGCCGGACCCGCCGAGCTTCGCGCCCCGCATCGAATCCGACCCGCGCTGGTCATTGAGCGAAGCCGACATCCGTCAGTTCTACGAGCAGGGCTTTCTCGGACCGTTCACCTTGTGCTCGCCCGAGGAAATGGCCGAACTGCGTGAGGTTTTGTGGAAGGAGATCGAGCAGCCTTCCAAGGCCTACGGCTTCGTCACCGGCCGCGACCGCCACCTCGACTGCCCGACGGTCTGGAAACTGCTGCAGCGGCCGGAATGGACCGAACGCCTGGCTCAACTGCTGGGCCCCAATCTGCTGCTATGGCGCTCCCAGCTGTTTCTCAAGAACCCCGGCGCCGCCGAGGTGACCTGGCACCAGGCCAGCACCTACCTGTCCGAGGAAGCCTACAAGGCCACGCTGCATCCGCAGAACCGCGACGAGCTTTTTCAGTTGACGACCTGGGTCGCCTTCGACGATGTGGATCTCGAGAACGGTTGCATGCAGTTCCTCAAAGGCACGCACCGAAAGATCCATACGATGAAAATCGGCAGTAACGATGCCGAAGGCTTCGCGCGCGCACGGGTCAAGCTCGAAGCGGACACCTCCCCGGAGCATGTGGTCTCGATGCCGATGAAGGCCGGGCAGTTCGTGATATTCAGCGAGCGCTGCATCCACGGTTCACCGCCCAACCGCTCTGCGGACCGGCGTCGCTGGGGCATGGCGTTTCGCGCGATTCTGCCAAGCGTGAAAGTCTACGACGAGGAATTGCTGCACCGCGTGTTCTATCTCGAAGAGGAGTTCTCACTCGAGAATTGGGGCGCGGTCGTGCTGCGGGGCGAGGATCCGCTCGGACTCAATCGCCTGGTCGATCCGTTTCCGGAACTGCGCCGACCCACACCGACCGCCTGA
- a CDS encoding EAL domain-containing protein: MDNQPRNRDPSCVPDRHTAVGLWEIDANGSALWWSGSCAALHGLAADTPFSVETLLSCYSPESQRRLKTAIESSRAGQDQTVELELHCERRPTRLRHSLSAVVVEGRVLRVSGAVLGLDAGPDSQASPLQQSQRRFDLVFEQAPIGMALVSLEGRFLAVNHELCEMLGYDRPALLRATFQELTHPDDLKLDLDSVQSLLDGLAESYRIEKRYLHREARVVHAQLDVSLLRDEGGQPLHFISQIQDISERLLNADALWESRELAQVTLASIGDGVIRTDLDGRISFCNAAAADMIDVSAESLIGKAFNEAVPLFSPEDGEPLPSPVADVLKSGEGTRVPFFTRLQRQDGRLCPIADSVAPLRDRDGALIGSVFVFHDVSVMHQMTERLAYEAMHDTLTGLPNRRAFELSLSKAVLDVHVVHREHALLYLDVDHFKVINDTHGHVAGDKLLCDVARVLRGVLQPTDLLARMGGDEFAVILHDVDAAMAVARAQELVDSVRQRRFDFENHAFALSISAGLTMIDERTADAVSLMIQADTAIYVAKDVGRDRVHRFEPGTREIDEAARTMNWLQRLRGAFDGGQFELHLQCIFNAERKICGYEALIRLRGDHGELIPPGDFLPAARRLGLLAQIDEWVVENTLRLLGEARSSGQWIPGRYVAANLSARSIGDVLFQGRLLRLLDAARVPAADLVLEITETEFLVGTEAEANLLEALRSRGYKVWIDDFGSGYSSFELLKRTSYDGVKADGAFTQRLDSDPVDQALLKAICSLGKELNFPVVAEGVEDEETFHLLCRIGIQRFQGHLFHAAQPWRTALSHAEAGPTE; the protein is encoded by the coding sequence GTGGACAATCAGCCGCGCAACCGTGACCCGAGCTGTGTGCCGGATCGGCATACCGCAGTGGGTCTGTGGGAAATCGACGCCAACGGATCGGCGCTGTGGTGGTCCGGCAGCTGTGCGGCGCTGCATGGTCTGGCAGCGGATACACCGTTTTCCGTGGAAACCCTGCTGTCGTGCTATTCGCCGGAGAGTCAGCGACGACTCAAGACCGCGATCGAGTCGAGCCGGGCTGGCCAGGATCAGACGGTTGAACTTGAACTTCACTGCGAGCGACGGCCCACTCGCCTGCGACACAGTCTGAGCGCGGTTGTGGTGGAGGGGCGTGTGCTGCGGGTGTCCGGAGCGGTGCTAGGCCTTGATGCCGGACCCGATTCCCAGGCCAGCCCGTTACAGCAGAGTCAGCGGCGTTTCGATCTGGTCTTCGAGCAGGCGCCGATCGGTATGGCCCTGGTGAGCCTGGAAGGACGTTTTCTCGCAGTCAACCACGAACTCTGCGAAATGCTGGGCTATGACCGGCCGGCGCTACTCAGAGCGACGTTTCAGGAGCTGACGCATCCAGACGACCTGAAACTGGATCTGGATTCGGTGCAAAGTCTGCTGGATGGCTTGGCCGAAAGCTATCGCATCGAGAAGCGATATCTGCATCGCGAAGCTCGCGTGGTCCACGCCCAGCTCGATGTGTCGTTGCTGCGTGATGAAGGGGGTCAACCCTTGCATTTCATCTCGCAGATTCAGGACATCAGCGAGCGCCTCCTGAACGCCGATGCGCTATGGGAATCGCGTGAGCTGGCACAGGTCACGCTGGCGTCGATCGGCGACGGCGTGATTCGGACCGATCTCGACGGCCGTATCAGTTTCTGCAACGCGGCGGCGGCGGACATGATCGACGTCAGCGCCGAAAGTCTGATCGGGAAGGCCTTCAACGAGGCGGTGCCGCTGTTTTCACCGGAGGATGGCGAGCCGCTGCCGAGTCCGGTGGCGGACGTGCTGAAGAGCGGGGAGGGCACGCGCGTCCCGTTCTTCACACGCCTGCAACGTCAGGACGGTCGCCTGTGCCCGATCGCCGATTCGGTGGCGCCGCTGCGCGACCGCGACGGTGCGCTGATCGGCAGCGTCTTTGTGTTTCACGATGTCAGCGTGATGCATCAGATGACCGAGCGACTTGCCTACGAGGCAATGCACGATACGTTGACCGGCCTGCCGAACCGCCGCGCCTTCGAGCTCTCGCTGTCCAAGGCGGTGCTTGACGTGCATGTGGTGCATCGCGAACACGCCCTGCTGTATCTGGATGTTGATCATTTCAAGGTGATCAACGACACGCACGGACACGTTGCCGGTGACAAGCTGTTGTGTGACGTGGCGCGTGTGCTGCGCGGTGTTCTGCAGCCGACGGATCTTCTGGCGCGTATGGGAGGCGATGAATTCGCGGTGATCCTGCACGACGTCGATGCCGCGATGGCAGTGGCGCGCGCCCAGGAACTGGTGGATTCGGTGCGACAGCGGCGCTTTGATTTCGAAAATCATGCCTTCGCACTGAGTATCAGCGCAGGCCTCACGATGATTGACGAGCGAACGGCAGACGCCGTGTCGCTGATGATTCAGGCCGATACCGCGATCTACGTGGCAAAGGATGTGGGACGCGACCGTGTGCACCGATTCGAACCCGGCACGCGCGAGATCGATGAGGCGGCGCGGACCATGAACTGGTTGCAACGGCTGCGCGGTGCCTTCGACGGAGGCCAGTTCGAGCTGCACCTGCAATGCATCTTCAACGCCGAACGCAAGATCTGCGGCTATGAGGCCCTGATCCGTCTGCGTGGCGATCATGGCGAACTGATTCCTCCGGGGGATTTTCTGCCGGCGGCCCGGCGACTCGGCCTGCTCGCGCAGATCGACGAGTGGGTCGTCGAAAATACCTTGCGTCTGCTCGGGGAGGCGCGCAGCTCTGGCCAGTGGATACCCGGCCGGTACGTCGCGGCCAATCTCAGCGCGCGCAGCATCGGTGACGTGCTGTTCCAGGGCCGCCTGCTCCGGCTATTGGATGCGGCGCGCGTTCCTGCGGCCGATCTGGTGCTGGAGATTACGGAAACCGAATTCCTGGTCGGTACCGAGGCGGAAGCGAATCTGCTTGAAGCCTTGCGCTCACGCGGCTACAAGGTCTGGATCGACGATTTCGGCAGCGGCTACAGTTCATTCGAACTGCTCAAGCGCACCTCCTACGATGGTGTGAAGGCGGATGGCGCGTTTACCCAGCGGCTCGATTCCGACCCGGTCGATCAAGCCCTGCTCAAGGCGATCTGCTCGCTCGGCAAGGAATTGAATTTCCCCGTGGTTGCCGAGGGTGTCGAAGACGAAGAAACCTTCCATCTGCTGTGCCGTATCGGCATTCAGCGGTTTCAGGGGCATCTGTTTCACGCCGCCCAGCCGTGGCGCACGGCGCTGTCACATGCCGAAGCCGGCCCCACCGAGTGA